In a single window of the Caulobacter soli genome:
- a CDS encoding response regulator translates to MESSQDPASVSAAASTSGQNTDPARGARILIVDDDPGIRDVVADFLGRHGYAIDTASDSRTMEQALARGPVDLVVLDIMLPGEDGLAICRRLSAADGPAIIMLSAMGEETDRIVGLELGADDYLPKPCNPRELLARIRAVLRRRQEPRTVDDGMGAACEFAGWRLDLVRRELRSPQSVVVNLSSGEFSLLRAFVERPQRVLTRDQLLDLARGRESDAYDRAIDVQISRLRRKLDDGGGGELIRTIRSEGYMFTSKVTRTP, encoded by the coding sequence ATGGAAAGTTCGCAAGATCCCGCGTCGGTTTCCGCCGCCGCCTCCACGTCAGGTCAAAACACCGATCCGGCGCGCGGCGCCCGTATCCTGATCGTCGACGACGATCCGGGCATTCGTGACGTCGTGGCCGACTTCCTGGGCCGCCACGGCTACGCCATCGACACCGCTTCGGATTCCCGGACCATGGAGCAGGCCCTGGCTCGCGGCCCGGTCGACCTGGTGGTGCTGGACATCATGTTGCCGGGCGAAGACGGCCTGGCCATCTGTCGCCGCCTGTCGGCCGCCGACGGCCCCGCGATCATCATGCTGTCGGCCATGGGCGAAGAGACCGACCGGATCGTCGGGCTCGAGCTGGGCGCCGACGACTACCTGCCCAAGCCGTGCAATCCGCGCGAGCTGCTGGCCCGCATCCGCGCCGTGCTGCGCCGCCGCCAGGAGCCGCGAACGGTGGACGACGGCATGGGCGCGGCTTGCGAGTTCGCCGGCTGGCGCCTGGACCTGGTCCGCCGCGAACTGCGCTCGCCGCAGTCGGTGGTGGTCAACCTGTCGAGCGGCGAGTTCTCGCTGCTGCGCGCTTTCGTCGAACGGCCCCAGCGCGTGCTGACCCGCGACCAGTTGCTGGACCTGGCCCGAGGCCGCGAAAGCGACGCCTACGACCGCGCCATCGACGTCCAGATCAGTCGCCTGCGCCGCAAGCTCGACGACGGCGGCGGCGGTGAACTGATCCGCACCATCCGCAGCGAAGGCTACATGTTCACGTCCAAGGTGACCCGCACCCCATGA
- a CDS encoding ATP-binding protein, with product MTERVRLKGPGSTPLFVQALGLVIVTLVAAQLIAIAVVFNLPPPPPEIYRLSEIARSLKSDVTVQPRDGRVLQIRRHTGPIRGLVDNRRRAEFKTALAREVGVDPARIEMDIDTGPRFFVRTQKRTFAQQLPPRDGQRRPPDGLDGPDGPPRGPRGDNGRDHGPHGPGGPADGYMRLDPPRDEPFIVGDFKVAIHQDDGRWTVVEPKPAIRLDTWQQRILLILALSVLCVSPLAWLFARQLSGPISAFAGAAERLGRDPRAAPLDLRGSSEVIAAANAFNMMQERLRRYVEDRTAMIGAVAHDLRTPLTRLRFRIEAVPDDIRAKLASDIDQMEAMIAATMAFVRDTTRPAERTKLELASLLESIIDEAAETGGQASVELGEKIIIDGDPIALRRLLTNLVENGLKYGGAVQGRVRAEGHLAVIEIDDNGPGIVPAELDRVFEPFFRSEPSRNRETGGIGLGLAVVRSVARAHGGDATLHNRPEGGLRARVELPF from the coding sequence ATGACCGAACGCGTACGGCTGAAGGGTCCGGGCAGCACGCCGCTGTTCGTCCAGGCCCTGGGCCTGGTCATCGTGACCCTGGTGGCGGCCCAGCTGATCGCCATCGCCGTGGTCTTCAACCTGCCGCCGCCCCCGCCCGAGATCTATCGGCTGAGCGAGATCGCCCGCTCCCTGAAGAGCGACGTGACGGTTCAGCCTCGTGATGGACGCGTGCTGCAGATCCGTCGCCACACGGGGCCGATCCGAGGCCTGGTCGACAACCGTCGGCGCGCCGAGTTCAAGACCGCCCTGGCCCGCGAAGTCGGTGTCGATCCCGCCCGGATCGAGATGGATATCGACACCGGCCCGCGTTTCTTCGTCCGCACCCAAAAGCGCACCTTCGCCCAGCAACTGCCGCCGCGTGACGGCCAGCGCCGTCCGCCGGACGGCCTGGACGGTCCCGACGGGCCGCCAAGAGGCCCGAGAGGCGACAACGGGCGAGATCATGGCCCCCATGGCCCCGGCGGGCCGGCCGACGGCTACATGCGCCTCGACCCGCCGCGCGACGAGCCCTTCATCGTGGGTGACTTCAAGGTCGCCATCCATCAGGACGACGGTCGCTGGACGGTCGTCGAGCCCAAGCCGGCCATTCGCCTGGACACCTGGCAGCAACGCATCCTGTTGATCCTGGCCCTGTCGGTGCTGTGCGTCTCGCCCCTGGCCTGGCTATTCGCCCGCCAGCTGTCGGGTCCGATCAGCGCCTTCGCCGGCGCGGCCGAACGCCTGGGCCGCGACCCACGCGCCGCGCCGCTGGACCTGCGAGGCTCGTCCGAGGTGATCGCCGCCGCCAACGCCTTCAACATGATGCAGGAGCGCCTGCGCCGTTATGTCGAAGACCGTACGGCGATGATCGGCGCGGTGGCCCACGACCTGCGCACCCCGCTGACCCGCCTGCGGTTCCGGATCGAGGCCGTGCCCGACGACATCCGCGCCAAGCTGGCGTCAGACATCGACCAGATGGAGGCGATGATCGCCGCCACCATGGCCTTCGTGCGCGACACCACCCGCCCGGCCGAGCGCACCAAGCTGGAGCTCGCCTCGCTGCTGGAGAGCATCATCGACGAGGCGGCCGAGACCGGCGGCCAGGCCTCGGTGGAGCTGGGCGAGAAGATCATCATCGATGGCGATCCGATCGCCCTGCGCCGCCTGCTGACCAACCTGGTCGAGAACGGCTTGAAATATGGCGGCGCCGTCCAGGGCCGGGTCCGGGCCGAAGGCCATCTGGCGGTGATCGAGATCGACGACAACGGCCCCGGCATCGTCCCCGCCGAACTGGATCGCGTGTTCGAGCCGTTCTTCCGTTCCGAGCCCTCGCGCAATCGCGAGACCGGCGGAATCGGGCTGGGCCTGGCCGTCGTTCGCTCGGTGGCGCGAGCCCACGGCGGCGACGCCACTCTGCACAACCGTCCCGAAGGCGGGCTGCGAGCACGGGTCGAACTGCCGTTCTAG